The segment GGGTATAAACATCAGTCATGTCAGAGCAGGATGATGgatgcatggaaaatgtgtgtaacaATGACTACAACTAAAACAGCATGTCCAGAAAGACAAAGGTGGAACCTGTGGAGGGAAACAGAGGGTAGTAAGTGACAATAAGGCAttacaaatactctacagggcaattagcccagaTGCCCAGAGCTACAGCAATCAGTATCAGCTCTTCACCTGCAAGTGATAGATATTGGCCACGCCCACACATTACCCCACAGGACGTCACAACAACTTTAGAACCAACtttggtcggataaagagggcaaatgtccatccatccatccatccatcgtcaaccgcttatcctgcgtacagggtcgcggggggctggagccaatcccagcttacatcgggcacCCTGGACAGTTTGCCAGTGAGTGCAAATGTGATGTTTAAAAATAGAGTTGTGCTGTCCCTTGCTGCAACAAGTTCTCGACCTCCAGGAGGAGGGCGCTATTGAGTTGGTTGTCAAGAGTCTCAAATACAGAACAAGACGAAGATGCCTAGATTGTAAAGAAGCTACAGGAAGCTATAATGAAAATAGaggtcaaataaaatgttttacaaggGAAATAATTGGTACTGAGGCAAAACTAAAAAGTTTTGGGGTTAATGGTTTGATTGAGTTAAATGTAatgaggtggaggtggagttGGAAGTGACTGGGGGGCCTGCAGAACTGCTTTGAAGACCACATATTGTGGAATAATTAGATCAATATTAGATTATGGTTGAGGGGTGTATGGACTTTCAGTATCAGGCTTTGAAATTATGCACAGGGCCGTTTAAAACAACCTTAACAGCAGCACTACAGATGGAAATGGGAGTAATACAGTTAGAGATGAAAGGATGCAGCATCAAAGAGTTTAGTTAATAAAATAAGAGGAGCATTTATTGTTCCAGAGTTTAATAAAAGAATAGGGAAAATTATCAGTGATGAATTATCAGTTTATACAGGAGAAATGCTCGTTAGTGGTGTAGTGGATAGAGGAAACAAGACCACTGAGAGAAATCATTCAAGTTTATTAAGTTCGACAGTTTACAGAACACTCAttcagacagcagagcagacattTTGATAGATGTACAAGAGTGGCTGCTAAATTCCAATACAGGCACACCTCATTCTACATAATGAGGTACCGATTAAGTGATCACCTGAGCCAAATTTTATTTAACGAGGGACAGTATAAAAACCACTGCTGTGGTCATCACTATCTTCCATCCAGCTGCATGGCAAAAACAGTGCCAGTAGATAATCTGAACAAAAAAGGAACAATTGACCATGCCTAAAGAGTCAGGAAAATATAAGTTTTGAGTCAGGAAAAGAAGGGTTCAATTCTGGCTTTACTGGCAGAAGGATACAGTGAGTGTAAGGTTGCTTCCGTCTTTAAAATTTCAAAGACAGTAGTTCATAAGACCAAGATCAAGCAACAGACATTGGGGACAACAAAGCTACAGACTGGCAGAGGGCGAAAATGATTGTCCACTGAGGGGGTTGACTGCCAACTCATTTTAATGTCACTCAAAAACCCTAGGATGACATCAGGTGATTTACAACAAGAATGGCAAACAGCATCTGGGGTGAAATGCACGGCGAGGACAGTTCGAAACAGGATCCAAGGGGCAGGGCTGAAGTCGTGCAAAGCTAGAAAAAAGCCCTTCATCAATGAGAAGCAAAGACAAGCTAGGCCAAAGTTTGCAAAAGACCATAAGGATTGGTCCGTAGAGGACTGGAgtaaagtcatcttctctgatGAGTCCAATTTTCAGCTTTGCCCAACACCTGGTCATCTAGTGGTTAGACGTAGACCTAGAGAAATACAAGCCACAGTGTCTGGCACCCACTGTTCGGTGGAGGATTGGTGATGATCTGGGGGTGCTTCAGCAAGGCTGGAATTgagcagatttgtttttgtgaaggACGAATGAATCAAGTATTGTACAAAGTTGTCCTGAAAGAAAACCTGATTCCTTCTGCTCTGACAATGTCCCCCAACTCTGAGGGTTGGTTTTTCCAGCAGGACAATGCTCCTTCCCGCGCAGCCAGGTCAATCAAGGTGTGGATGGAGGACCACCAGATCAAGACCCTGTCATGGCCAGCCCAATCTCCAGACCAGAACCCCAAGCTGAGCTACTTTTGCACCAGGATTGGCATAACATCACCCAACAGCAATTTGAAAGACTGGTGGAAAGCATGCCAAGATGCATGAAAGCTGTTATTAAAAATCAGGGTTACTCCACCAAATATTAACTATTCCTGCATTTTTTTGAGGTCTGAAAACAATgcatcttttttattattttgaccAGTCGTCATTTTCGTCAGACCGTTtgtagaattaaaaaaaaatgttttttttaatcaaacacaTACCTATAGATAGTAAAACCAGATAAACTGATCATTTTGCAGTTGTCTCTTAATTTTTTCCAGAGCTGTAGACAAGTAGTATCAAAGGAAATGAAATGGCACCTAAGGTTGCAAAGGAGTTCACCAAAAGTGATTACATCGATGTGGCAGTTAGTTTCAGTACAACAGAACTCAAGAGCATTATTAAACAGAGAATGTAGGAAAGGTGGCAAAAacagtgggaggaagagaggacaggacgacagttttacagtttagagtTTGGAGGAAAGTGGGAGACGAGATGTGCAAGAAGGAACAGAAGAGACGAGACAATAATATCAAGGCTTAGATTTGGACACACTGTACTAACAGTACATTATTCAAAATAGGCAAACATAATTCAGGGAGATGTGACAACAGTGAGAAAGAAGCAATAGTGGAGCACGATGGGTTACACTGTCAGAAACATGAGGAAGAAAGAAGGCAGATGATTCAGAACCTCAGACTGAAAAATGTACAATTTGATTTAATAGATATTCTGCAAAAGAGACGAGACGCGTGCTACTGAATCTTATTTCAGTATCTTATAGTAACCAatatcatttgtttgtttgttttttaatatattgtgAGGACTACGCTGTCAGACATTTCAAGTAATTTTAACTTGGAAATGCAAGTTCACCTAATTCAACTTGAAGATTGCCTTTGTGGTTtcaactcacaaattaaagttCATAAAGTTGATATAACTACAGTGTACTAGTTGTTTCAAGTTTTATTGTTGATTGAACTTCATACTTTCAtagtttttcaattaaattacttATTAGTAAATCAAATTTCCATTGActgagtaaaaacacagtgaacatcagaaaagctggagaaacacggAGAGAATCACGTTAGATCGCTGGCTAACACCGTGTCGCTTTCCACAtgacttcaccaactaacgtgacccatgttactatcctgtgtaccaacactatcatgtcaaagtattgatttagcctgcaagaaaggatgtaacggtaaaaaacaaatgtggagcgattagTTTACTAGCCTATACTGATGcaggcagggcagccagctaatgctaattagcttGGACCTgcagctgtttgcttcataacgttcaatttagatttattgttgttttacctaTACTCAGGTAActtacacagcttctccacctctcagtcgctgtaactaacgtgacccacataatctTCAATACTGCAGCAAAACGGCGAcaacaccacagaggaagaacCATCCAccaacactacagtaaagttatttAGCTGTGGTCAAACTGTCATAAAGAGTGACAACaatcgttataatattcagtgagatacacagatagtaaagatagttactgaaaagctgacaggcgagctaacaatatagcacgtcggctaaatgcagtaaatgtactgttatcatgtaacgagcatggattagttcaacctcgagctgaaaatgtttttactgtaacgttgcagtgggagtttacctgagtctccagcatgttgtgtgaagctgtctccctgtctatCTATAGCTGCTGTCACAGTGCCTTTTTTACGGGagtattgtgccgatatgcgtctcgctgcgctgaatgaaaggtacggagctggtgttgagctgcctctgagctgttctgtgtttattgcaggatttctgtatgaaagcggttgtgttttggattatgctcgctcatgagttcaagcgagcacacATACGAGcccacacctggttgcaatcttaaaattgcaccgctagtggctgctgaaaactccataatgcccctttaaaaaaatacttattttactttatcaGTGGAGGAAAACTTATCTTGTCTAACCGACATACATTTCTGCATTATTCTAACTCACAGTTTCAAGTTGAAACaactttactacatttattctactttccatttcaagttgagaggatttaaaaaatttttttttttcattttacatgtgTAGGTCTACCCCCTACCCACTAGTCTTTTCTTGTTAACCCCAAAAGTGTCTATATTTGAGTTGGAATTTGAATACATGACTTGTCTGCGGTGTAAAACTATAGTAGTATAGTTTATAACTCAAAAGACGAAGCAACAATTTTCTTTCTGTTGCTCCCATCCCTGCACAccccctttttgttttaaaactgatAACTTACATACTCAGTTGAGTTaaatcaacacacacatatctgaCAGAAATCTCAAATtgtcaacacaatgaattaatgttccaaaacttgtcagagctctttgagttaaaaagaagaagtaagtgGACACAACTAAATAGGCTGTAGTCATTCTGGTCCATACTCCACaccagttggtggcggtaatgcacaaATTTGTTGTTTGCCAACCgccaataaaaactaaaaagaagcagaggaagaaaagggCAGAGATGTTGGGTAGGGCTTTTGGGGGTGTGCATAGTGGTGATCACCTTATGGATATTCAAAAGCAACAGAAAGACCTGGCACTCAGAGAAAATACGGACGTGAAGCTGAAGAGGATGATACAACAACTTTAGATGTGGATTTTACAATATCAGAACTCAATATAGCTCTGCTAGGCAGGGGATATACAGCCCCAGGACAAGATCAGTTATGTTATGCCATGTTCCGACAGTTTCCAGTAGAGTCAATTAAGCTAGTGTTAAGACTGTTCAATAAAATATGGAAGGACGGAATAATACCGAAAAGTTGTAAAAGTGCAGTTATACTACATTTAGCAATCCTGGTGAAGACCCAACCAAATCTGGTAATTATAGACCCATAGCTCTGACATCACACTTATGCAAATGGATGGAGGGGATAATAGTTCGTAGGTTATCACATGTAATGGAACAGAGAGGACTACTGAGTAATATGCAAAATGGATTTCGGAAAGGGCGCTCCACAACAGATGCTCTTGTTAGAGTACGTAATGAGATAGAAAAGGCACTGAAAATGAAAGAGCTGATGATAATAGTGTATTTTGCACATTGAGAAGACATATGATACTATGTGGAGGGAAGAACTACTTATTAAACTAAATAGAATGGGTTTTGAAGGAAGGATTTATAACTGGATATTAGACTTTTTAACATATAGATAAATTAGAGTAAAGGCTGGATCAGAACTTTCTACAGAGTTTAAGGTAAATAATGGTATTCCCCAGGGGAGCGCAATTAGCCCTATATCATTCAACATTATGATTAATGACatattttcagatttagatGGACATATTAAATCAGCGTTATATGCAGATGATGGGGCCGTATGGATGAGAGGAAGAAATGAGACATATGTGTTAGAGAACATTAGGAAAGCAATAGGGAAAGTAGAGAAGTGGTCATTCAAGTGGGgatttaaaatatcaacaagCAAATCCTGTTATATGGTGTTCACAAGTGTCATGTTGAAAAGCTTTTATTATATCAGCAGCCAATGGAAAAGTATTTGGGATTGTGGTTCGATAGTAAGTACACATGGAAAACACTCATAAAGCAAAAGGAAACTAAATGGCTAATAAAGCTATTAATTTACTGAGGGCGGTAGCTGGGTGTGACTGGGGTGCAGATAAACAATCGCTAATTGACATGTATAGAGCATGCATGAAGTCATCAAGAGATTATGGTTGCATATATATGCATTAGAGCCATTAAGACAACTCCCTTTAACACAATACTCATAGAAGCTGGAGAGACACCACTGGAGTTAAGAAGAGAGAAACTAGTGCTAGCATATTGGGTCAGATTGAAAAGAAGTGGGAAAGAAAACCCTGCAAAGGAGATAACAAAGGATTGTTGGGAGTATTTCAAGTTTCGGGGGCATGGATTTGGATGGATGGGGGGAAAGAAAGTAAGGAAATACAGAATGGAAGCATTAGATTTCACCAAACCCGATCCAGTCAGTAACATTCAACCTTGGCTCCATCCAGAcgtaaaaacagattttagtatgctggaaaagaaaagaggacgGGGACTAGAGGAAGTGGGGATACGGACTAGCAGCTATCTGAGAAACAGTTTCCATAATTATCTAAAAATCTATACAGATggatctaaaaacaaacaggaatgtgTGGTAATTGGAATACATATAccagaattcaaaataaatatctcaaaacgATTATCAGATAGGCTATCTGTATATAGAGCATACAGTCATTATAGCGTTACAGTGGGTTGAAGAGGTCAGACCTGATAGGGTGATATTGTGCACAGACTCCTTAGCAGTTATTAAAAGCATTCAGTCAATGACATCTGTCAGAGAAGACActgatatttatatacacatatatttatataaacatttctATCAGTATATTTCCATACTGATAGAAATGTTTCACAGCTTATTAAGATTGCATCGGGGAGGGATGTTCAGTTTTGTTGGGTGCCAGCTCATGAGGGAGTAGATGGAAATGAGATTGCAGACAAATTAGCAAAAGAGGCATtacaaaaggaaataacagttcaaataccgctaggaaaaggagaaggaaaagcaGTCATTAAGAAGAAAGGTATTGAAATATGGCAGAAATGGTGAGAGGATGTAATAAAAATTATAGGGAAAGGACCAGGAGGGAGGAAATCATAACGACAAGATCGAGAGATCACACAGGACTGAATGGCACCTTGTTTTTATTGGGGAAAAGGAATAGTGAAAGGTGTGAAAACTGTggggttaaagaaaatgttgaacatgtCATTTTGCACTGCATATTGTTTGAGTTGCAAAGACAAAGATATGCATAGATATTGCAAAGATATTTCAAGATAGGGTTCAGGAGGCAGCGCGGGAACGGAATCTGATGGGGGTAGAAGAAAAGGGTATAAGAATCAccattatttaaatttcttaaagaCACTGGGCTGGTGAACAGAATATGAGAGCACCTTCTTGGGGTTTGTAGTTTAGTGATATGATGTTACACACTCCAGTgcagtaggtggcggtatgcacttaaaagttgtttgcaatCCGCCATTAactaagaagaagaagcagaagaagaaaagaggcgTCATAGAAACATGGCTTCCAGCTGGTCGGTCGCAAGTGAAGAGCTCTCCTGTCCCGTCTGCCAGGACACTTTTAAAGACCCTGTCCTTCTTCCTTGCAGCCACAGCTTCTGTCACGGCTGTGTGCAGAAATGGTGGCGAACGAAGCGAGCCCGTCATTGTCCCGTTTGCAAGACTCTGTCGTCTACTAAAAAACCACCTCGCAACCTGGTGTTGAAGAACCTGTGcgaggcttttctcctggagaTGGAGTCCGGCACCGTCTGCCGCCTGCACACCGAGAAACTGAAGCTCTTCTGCGTGGACCACAGGACACCTGTGTGCGTCGTCTGTAGAGACTCTGAACTCCACAGGAACCACAGGTTTACACCCGTGGACGAAGCGGCACCGCTTTACAGAAACGGTCTCCAGAGATGTCTGGATCCCTTGCGGGCGAAAGTGAAACTCTTCAGTGAAGTGAAAGTAAACTGCGAGACAGCCGATGAAGAAATTAGAAAACAAGCTCGGGACACAGAGACGAAGATTAGAGCGGAGTTCAAGGTGCTTCAGGAGTTTTTGCTGAAGGAGGAAGAGACCAGGGTTGCAGAActgaagaaagaagaggagcATAAAAGAGGGGTGATGAAGGACAAGATTGCACTTTTAACTAGAGAGATAGAGGCCATGGAAAGTACCATTAAAACCATAGAGGACGGACTGAAAGATGACGACACGTCTTTCCTATTAAAAGCCAGTGCGTTAACGGAAGAAGctcagcgccccctgctggatgaaCCAACACAGGCCGCGGGAGCCCTCATCGACGTTGCCAAATACCTGGGGAATATAAGTTTCAAGGTGTGGTGCAAAATGAAGGATAAAGTGACATACACCCCTGTGATCCTGAACCCCAACACCGCCCACAGAGAACTCCACCTCTCTGAAGATTTGACCAGTGTAAGATGTGGACCGAAGCAGCCTCTTGCGACGATCCCAGAGAGGATGGAGGAGCACCACTGCATCCTGGGCTCCGAGGGCCTCCGCTCAGGGAGTCACAGCTGGGATGTGGAGGTTGGAAACAATCAAGTGTGGGGCCTGGGTGTGATAGCACAGGATTCCCACAGGAGTGGGGACATAATGTCAGGGCTATGGATGGTGAGGTTTTGTTATGGTAAATTCACAGCATTCTGCCCGTCAAGTCCCGTGTCCGTCCTCTCACTGAAGAGCAGGCTCCAGAGGGTCCGAGTACACCTGGACAGGAACAAAGGAGAGCTGTCCTTCTGGGATCCAGATACTAACGCGGTCATACATACCTTCACGCACACCTTCACCGACACCCTGTTTCCATACATCAACACCTGGAATGACGTCCCGCTGAAGATATTACCAGTGAAAATCTCTTTTACCGATAACTGAGAATGATTCAGTGAAGGAAAAAAGAATCGCATCActccaatttatttttcttatttttatcaaGTCGGAgagcttgtttttattttggttggGTCATCAATGCTACAACAAAAGTAATTGGATACTTTGgagtgaaagaaaacaaatgatgaTCACAAACACTGTATATGCAACAgaacacaaaagaaagaagTTAAATTTCCTCTAAGGGAATAAAGGTTATTGTATGTTTGG is part of the Micropterus dolomieu isolate WLL.071019.BEF.003 ecotype Adirondacks linkage group LG07, ASM2129224v1, whole genome shotgun sequence genome and harbors:
- the LOC123973643 gene encoding zinc-binding protein A33-like, whose protein sequence is MASSWSVASEELSCPVCQDTFKDPVLLPCSHSFCHGCVQKWWRTKRARHCPVCKTLSSTKKPPRNLVLKNLCEAFLLEMESGTVCRLHTEKLKLFCVDHRTPVCVVCRDSELHRNHRFTPVDEAAPLYRNGLQRCLDPLRAKVKLFSEVKVNCETADEEIRKQARDTETKIRAEFKVLQEFLLKEEETRVAELKKEEEHKRGVMKDKIALLTREIEAMESTIKTIEDGLKDDDTSFLLKASALTEEAQRPLLDEPTQAAGALIDVAKYLGNISFKVWCKMKDKVTYTPVILNPNTAHRELHLSEDLTSVRCGPKQPLATIPERMEEHHCILGSEGLRSGSHSWDVEVGNNQVWGLGVIAQDSHRSGDIMSGLWMVRFCYGKFTAFCPSSPVSVLSLKSRLQRVRVHLDRNKGELSFWDPDTNAVIHTFTHTFTDTLFPYINTWNDVPLKILPVKISFTDN